In the genome of Paenarthrobacter ilicis, the window CTTCCGCCACGGCTCAACCCGGGGAGGGGAGATTCCGGCTGCCAGGATGCCAGCGAATTCCTGTTCCGCGAAGTCGAGTTTGCCGTCCGCCTCCAGAAGTTCGATGAGCTCTTCACGAAGTTCGGCCAGGACCTCAACGTCCAGGGCGGCGTAGCGGAGCCAGGGCTCGGGCAGTGGGCGCGTGGACCAGTCGGCGGCGGAATGCTCTTTGGCCAGGCCAAAGCCCAGGAGTTGTTCAATGACGGCAGCGAGGCCAACGCGCGGCAGGCCTGCCAAGCGGGCAGCCAGCTCGGTGTCGAACAGTTTGTCCGGCCACATGCCCAGCTCTGACAAGCAGGGAAGGTCCTGGGTGGCGGCGTGGAGGATCCACTCGACGCCACGGAGGGATTCGTCAATGATTTTCAGGTCATCAAAGGGCTCGGGATCAATCAGCCAGGTTCCTGCGCCTTCCCGGCGGATCTGCACCAGGAAAGCCCGTTGTCCGTAGCGGAAGCCGGAGGCGCGTTCTGCGTCAACTCCTGCCGGCCCTGTGCCGGCGGCAATGGCGGCCGCGCAGCGTTCCAGTCCAGCCGGCGTGTCGATCACCGGGGGTACGCCTTCGCGTGGTGAATCAAGCTCAATGATCTCAGGGACGTGGCTGTCGAAGCCATCTACCTTGATGTGGGTGGTGGGATCAGCAGCCGGATCGCCGGCCGTGGTGTTTTCCGGATTTTCAGGGGTCATGGTTGCCTCAGTTTACCGATACCGGTCAAGGCAGGGCGCATTCGCGGGCGCCTGGTGGCAGGAAATGGTCAATTGAGCCTCCTGTTGGGCAAGCCGGTGACGCCCGGCGGCAGAGGGGGGAGTCCGGCAAACGTGCAGACCATGTCGGACCAGGCTTCGAGGTGCGCCTGCACATCAGCGCTGGCGGGTGTCCATGATGCCCGCAGCTCAATGTCGATGGTGTCGGGCCGCTCGGCCAGCGTCCCAAAACTTTCCGAAAGGATGCGGGTGGCCGTTCCTCCGGCTGCGCGGTGTGGCGCAGCGTGGCCTTCCAAGGCGTCCACAAGCCAGGTCCAGGCAACGGAACCCAGCATTGAGTCGTTGCCCATGTCGGCATCGAGTTGCGCCCTGATGTAGGTGACTATCCGGAACTCGCCTTCCCACACTGCCGAGCCGTCGGGGTCGTGGAGCAGAATGAAACGGCCGGTGGCCAGTTCGTCGTCGTCATCGGCGGCCGGGCTGGTGTGGCTCTTGGCAAACGCTTTGGCTGCCGGACCGTGGACGGGCACTTGGCGGGTGGCGGCAGTGGGGCTGAAGACTTCGGCTCCCATGGCGACGGCGTAAGGGGCCAAGCGGGCCGGCGCGGGGATCTCCTCCAGCCGCAGTTCGCTGCGGCACTGTGCTTTTCGTAGGGTTCCCAGGGCGAAGAGAAAATCCGCGGGAACCTGTGCGAGGGCGTTCACCTTCGCAGATTATGCGTCCGGGGCGGCGTTTCTGTGCAGGCACGCCGCCCCGCGACACAAGGGTTATGCGGTATGCAGTTCCTTCTTGATGCCCGCAACGAACGCATCGATGTCGTCCTCGGTGGTGTCGAACGAGCACATCCAGCGGACTTCGCGGCGGGCAGCGTCCCAATCGTAGAAGGCGAAGGACCCGCGCAGGCGGTCGGCGACGCCGGGGGGCAGGATGGCGAAGACACCGTTGGACTGTGTCGCTTGGGTGGGCTCCACGCCGTCGATCGCTTCCACTGCCGTCCGTAGCCGGGCTGCCATGGCGTTGGC includes:
- a CDS encoding HRDC domain-containing protein; amino-acid sequence: MTPENPENTTAGDPAADPTTHIKVDGFDSHVPEIIELDSPREGVPPVIDTPAGLERCAAAIAAGTGPAGVDAERASGFRYGQRAFLVQIRREGAGTWLIDPEPFDDLKIIDESLRGVEWILHAATQDLPCLSELGMWPDKLFDTELAARLAGLPRVGLAAVIEQLLGFGLAKEHSAADWSTRPLPEPWLRYAALDVEVLAELREELIELLEADGKLDFAEQEFAGILAAGISPPRVEPWRKTSGLHQVRDRRQLAAVRELWQERDQLARKRDVAPGRLIPDSALVAAAKAMPTTVPQLLATKGFHGRSAQREAPRWLRCITAARTITDLPPLHLPTNAPPPPRVWADRDPEAAARLSTARPALQAKADELNLPVENLLTPDYLRRVMWRPPAEVTLDSVSNELRSLGAREWQIEVAAPVLTEACLNPQPLPPKESKAKEAPSQAVQQQS
- a CDS encoding DUF3000 domain-containing protein produces the protein MNALAQVPADFLFALGTLRKAQCRSELRLEEIPAPARLAPYAVAMGAEVFSPTAATRQVPVHGPAAKAFAKSHTSPAADDDDELATGRFILLHDPDGSAVWEGEFRIVTYIRAQLDADMGNDSMLGSVAWTWLVDALEGHAAPHRAAGGTATRILSESFGTLAERPDTIDIELRASWTPASADVQAHLEAWSDMVCTFAGLPPLPPGVTGLPNRRLN